In the genome of Oncorhynchus mykiss isolate Arlee chromosome 18, USDA_OmykA_1.1, whole genome shotgun sequence, one region contains:
- the dus3l gene encoding tRNA-dihydrouridine(47) synthase [NAD(P)(+)]-like, with the protein METETTPNIPTESHGMNGTDKGRAAIKTQFLTTKEKFHELLDSGGKGPNDDKASDDAAPKETAEDSLEEPQEKKFKVDPDEQERTEKRNSKRMRGQNKSRPHMKPTSYDNRRLCPSIIQERETKCVYGDKCKFIHDVAEYMALKPADVGEHCYLYDTFGKCHYGLSCRFARAHISADLKNLANEERVKAMEGRTPVRNSLDKDLQWRLRKKVVPFTASDAYMKTVFKGGHKAGEGWKKAVTAENVDNCCSAVVISQCSEGEKLQTDNQGTEVSQENLALVKTIGPLTDADVIKLRQCEKKQVDFKDKLYLAPLTTCGNLPFRRICKRFGADITCGEMAMCTNLLQGQSSEWALLKRHESEDLFGVQVEGCFPDTMTRCAELLNNKIDVDFVDINSGCPIDLVYKKGGGCGLMTRTNKFEQIIRGMNSVLDVPLTVKIRTGVQEKANIAHKLIPEMKKWGVSMITLHGRSREQRYTKSADWDYINTCSQLASPIPLFGNGDILSYYDAMKARETEVSGVMLARGALIKPWVFTEIKERRDWDISSSERLDVLRDFTHYGLEHWGSDTQGLEKTRNFLLEWLSFMCRYIPVGLLEQVPQRINERPPYYMGRDYLESLMASQHVGDWIKISEMLLGPVPKNFNFLPKHKANAYK; encoded by the exons ATGGAGACCGAGACAACCCCAAATATACCCACAGAAAGCCATGGGATGAATGGGACTGATAAAGGCAGAGCTGCCATTAAAACCCA GTTTCTCACAACCAAAGAAAAGTTCCATGAGTTACTGGACTCTGGAGGGAAGGGTCCTAACGATGACAAGGCCAGTGACGATGCAGCACCAAAAGAGACAGCAGAAGACTCTCTGGAAGAGCCTCAAGAGAAAAAATTTAAAGTGGACCCGGATGAGCAGGAGAGGACGGAGAAACGGAACAGCAAGCGAATGCGAGGACAGAACAAGTCTAGGCCGCATATGAAACCCACGAGCTACGACAACAGACGACTGTGTCCTTCCATAATTCAG GAGCGTGAGACCAAATGTGTCTACGGCGACAAATGCAAGTTCATCCATGATGTTGCTGAGTACATGGCCTTAAAGCCCGCTGACGTTGGAGAGCACTGCTACCTCTATGACACCTTCGGGAAGTGCCACTACGGCTTGAGCTGCCGATTCGCCCGGGCCCACATCAGCGCTGACCTAAAAAACCTGGCTAACGAGGAGCGTGTGAAAGCCATGGAGGGGAGAACACCCGTGAGGAATAGCCTGGACAAGGACCTGCAGTGGCGCCTCCGCAAGAAGGTGGTCCCCTTTACAGCGTCTGACGCCTACATGAAGACCGTTTTCAAAGGCGGACACAAAGCAGGAGAGGGCTGGAAAAAGGCTGTAACAGCAGAGAACG TTGATAACTGTTGTTCAGCGGTGGTGATCTCTCAGTGTTCTGAAGGGGAGAAACTACAAACAGACAACCAGGGAACTGAG GTTAGCCAGGAGAACCTGGCTCTAGTGAAAACCATTGGGCCGTTGACTGATGCTGATGTTATAAAGTTACGACAATGTGAAAAGAAGCAG GTGGACTTCAAAGACAAGCTGTATCTTGCTCCCTTAACAACG TGTGGAAACCTGCCTTTCCGTCGTATATGCAAACGATTCGGCGCCGACATTACATGTGGAGAGATGGCCATGTGTACCAACCTGCTGCAGGGCCAGTCGTCCGAATGGGCGCTCCTCAAGAGACATGAGAGCGAGGACCTTTTCGGCGTGCAG GTGGAGGGATGCTTTCCTGACACAATGACCAGATGTGCAGAGCTACTCAACAACAAAATCGACGTGGACTTTGTGGACATCAACTCTGGGTGTCCTATTGACCTTGTATACAAGAAG GGCGGAGGATGTGGGCTGATGACGCGCACCAACAAGTTTGAGCAAATCATCCGAGGAATGAACTCT GTTCTGGATGTCCCTTTGACTGTCAAGATTCGTACCGGCGTTCAGGAGAAGGCCAACATCGCACATAAACTCATCCCAGAGATGAAGAAGTGGGGGGTGTCCATGATCACG TTGCATGGCAGGTCCAGGGAACAGCGCTATACTAAGTCAGCTGACTGGGACTACATCAATACCTGCTCCCAACTCGCCAGCCCCATCCCACTCTTTG GTAATGGAGACATTTTGTCTTATTATGACGCCATGAAGGCTAGAGAGACTGAAGTTTCAGGTGTaatgctggcaag GGGCGCGCTCATCAAGCCCTGGGTTTTCACAGAGATCAAGGAGAGGCGGGACTGGGACATCTCGTCCAGCGAGCGGCTGGATGTCCTTAGGGACTTCACCCACTACGGCCTGGAGCACTGGGGCTCGGACACCCAAGGCCTGGAGAAGACCAGGAACTTCTTGCTGGAATGGCTGTCCTTCATGTGCAG GTACATACCAGTTGGGCTGCTGGAACAAGTGCCCCAGAGGATCAACGAGCGACCACCCTACTACATGGGCAGGGACTACCTGGAGTCTCTCATGGCAAGTCAACACGTAGGGGACTGGATCAAGATCAG TGAAATGCTGCTTGGACCTGTACCCAAGAATTTCAACTTTCTGCCCAAGCATAAGGCAAATGCTTACAAATGA